The following proteins are co-located in the Dyadobacter chenwenxiniae genome:
- a CDS encoding bifunctional helix-turn-helix transcriptional regulator/GNAT family N-acetyltransferase, with product MNIFNELGGLAISTRLQQLSDQFRKDGALIYKANNIDFEPKWFPVIYALYVKQALSILELSEEIGYAHPSTITLLKELEKEGLVESFKDGRDERKRMVRLSEKAQILVQKMQPIWEVIRKAAEDITNTANNLLLAMDETEYQLKKEGFFDRYQRLSQEETTLAVKIVDYKREHAEAFYDLNYAWISDAYEVEPEDEKVLEDPEKYYLKDGGAILIALYQGETVGTCALKQGDPGVVEMSKMTVSKEMRGKKIGDLLGNAIIEKARELGAEKVILYSNKKGSAAGINLYKKLGFIEVPLTGHNFKRADIKMELVL from the coding sequence GTGAACATTTTCAACGAACTCGGTGGCCTGGCCATTTCAACTCGATTACAACAGCTCAGTGACCAATTCCGAAAGGATGGGGCGCTGATTTATAAGGCGAACAACATTGATTTCGAACCGAAATGGTTCCCGGTTATTTATGCGCTGTACGTGAAACAGGCACTGAGCATTCTGGAACTTTCGGAGGAGATTGGTTATGCGCATCCTTCGACGATTACATTGCTTAAGGAATTGGAGAAAGAAGGATTGGTTGAATCATTCAAGGACGGGCGGGATGAACGTAAACGAATGGTTCGCCTTTCGGAAAAGGCGCAAATATTGGTTCAGAAGATGCAGCCCATCTGGGAAGTGATACGCAAAGCGGCAGAAGACATTACAAATACAGCAAATAACCTTTTACTAGCCATGGATGAAACAGAATACCAATTGAAAAAAGAGGGTTTTTTTGATCGCTATCAGCGTCTAAGTCAGGAAGAAACGACTTTGGCAGTTAAAATTGTAGACTACAAGCGCGAGCACGCAGAAGCATTCTATGACCTGAATTACGCCTGGATCTCCGACGCCTACGAAGTCGAGCCGGAGGATGAAAAAGTGCTTGAAGACCCTGAAAAATACTATTTGAAAGATGGAGGCGCCATATTAATAGCGCTCTACCAAGGAGAAACGGTCGGCACCTGCGCCTTGAAACAAGGCGACCCTGGCGTTGTAGAAATGAGTAAAATGACGGTTTCGAAAGAAATGCGCGGCAAGAAAATCGGGGATTTGCTGGGCAATGCGATCATTGAGAAAGCGCGAGAACTCGGAGCGGAAAAAGTTATTTTGTATTCCAACAAAAAAGGCTCAGCAGCAGGGATTAACCTTTACAAAAAGCTGGGCTTCATTGAAGTGCCATTAACCGGTCACAACTTCAAACGCGCCGATATAAAGATGGAGCTGGTTCTCTAA